In Nicotiana tabacum cultivar K326 chromosome 17, ASM71507v2, whole genome shotgun sequence, one DNA window encodes the following:
- the LOC107768293 gene encoding signal recognition particle 43 kDa protein, chloroplastic-like: MDALFVNSSLSRLKLKFSPQFPPTFSHQPFIRLKKLGNKNNFSVFATLQNQQQQAVAAAEEEEPVLFEDYDEDETYGEVNKIIGSRAIEGGKGMEYLIEWKDEHAPTWVPSDYIAKDVVAEYETPWWNAAKKADESALKKFLEADDDRDVDAVDEDGRTALLFVSGLGSEPCVKLLAEAGADVDYRDRNGGLTALHMAAGYVKPGVAKLLIDLGADPEVEDYRGQTPLSLARMILNQTPKGNPMQFARRLGLENVVRILEDAIFEYATVEEILEKRGKGENVEYLVKWKDGEDNEWVKAWLISEDLVRDFEAGLEYAVAECILEKREGEDGKGEYLVKWTDIEEATWEPEENVDPLLIEDFEKGQQNVVS; encoded by the coding sequence ATGGATGCTCTGTTCGTCAATTCCTCTCTCTCCCGCCTCAAACTCAAATTCTCCCCTCAATTCCCTCCCACCTTCTCTCATCAACCTTTTATCCGTCTAAAGAAACTCGGCAACAAGAACAATTTCTCAGTATTTGCTACGCTTCAGAACCAGCAGCAACAAGCAGTCGCAGCTGCTGAAGAGGAAGAACCGGTACTGTTTGAAGATTACGATGAGGATGAAACGTACGGAGAAGTTAACAAAATCATCGGAAGTAGAGCAATTGAAGGTGGGAAAGGAATGGAGTACTTGATAGAGTGGAAAGACGAACATGCCCCAACATGGGTCCCCTCTGATTACATTGCTAAAGATGTTGTGGCCGAGTACGAAACTCCTTGGTGGAATGCCGCTAAAAAGGCCGACGAATCCGCTCTTAAGAAATTTCTAGAAGCTGACGACGACAGAGATGTGGACGCAGTTGATGAGGATGGACGTACGGCTTTGCTCTTTGTCTCGGGTCTGGGGTCCGAGCCGTGTGTCAAGCTGCTAGCTGAAGCTGGCGCTGACGTGGACTATCGCGATAGGAATGGCGGCTTGACGGCTCTGCACATGGCAGCCGGCTATGTTAAGCCGGGTGTCGCCAAGCTGTTAATTGACCTCGGGGCAGACCCTGAGGTCGAGGATTATAGAGGACAAACGCCTCTGAGCTTGGCGAGGATGATTTTGAATCAAACGCCTAAAGGAAACCCAATGCAATTTGCTAGGAGATTGGGACTAGAGAATGTGGTTAGGATATTGGAGGATGCGATTTTCGAATATGCAACAGTGGAGGAGATATTGGAGAAGAGAGGGAAAGGTGAAAATGTGGAGTATTTAGTCAAGTGGAAGGATGGGGAGGATAATGAATGGGTGAAAGCATGGCTGATAAGTGAGGATTTGGTGAGAGATTTTGAGGCTGGTTTGGAATATGCAGTGGCAGAGTGTATTCTTGAGAAGAGAGAAGGTGAGGATGGGAAGGGAGAATATTTGGTTAAATGGACTGATATTGAGGAAGCTACCTGGGAACCGGAAGAAAATGTTGACCCCCTTCTAATAGAAGATTTTGAAAAGGGTCAACAGAATGTAGTAagttga
- the LOC107768291 gene encoding ABC transporter B family member 15 — MTPTKSKTMIQKKSYGSFVSIFMHADRADILLMILGFFGAVCDGFSMPIMLIVTSKLMNNLGGTDTSNADNFTHHINENALVLVFLACGQWVACFLEGFCWTRTAERQASRLRIRYLKAVLRQDVGYFDLHVASTADVITSVSSDSLVIQDCISEKVPVFLMNVAAFIGSYVVGFLMLWRLALVGFPFVIFLVIPGLMYGRALMGIVRKIRDEYGKAGTVVEQAISSVRTVYSFVGENKTIAEYSAALEGTVELGLKQGLAKGLAIGSNGIVFAIWSFMSYYGSRLVMYNGAHGGTVFAVGAAIAIGGLSLGSGLSNVKYFSEASAAGERVMEVIKRVPKIDSDNMEGQILESVTGEVEFRHVEFAYPSRPESIILKDFNLKVPTGKTVALVGGSGSGKSTVVALLQRFYEPLAGEIFVDGVAIEKLQLKWLRSQMGLVSQEPALFATTIKENILFGKEDASMEQVIEAAKASNAHNFISQLPQGYDTQVGERGVQMSGGQKQRIAIARATIKSPRILLLDEATSALDSESERVVQEALDMAAVGRTTIIIAHRLSTIRNADLIAVVQDGQVKEIGSHDDLIEEENGLYTSLVRLQQTEKPSDEFYIAPTNKNIVFAPSNLNPGSASDYDIQNTSSRRLSIVSRSSSANSAAQSRRVDQNATISSTTEQLFPVPSFKRLLAMNLPEWKEATLGCIGAILFGGVQPVYAFAMGSMISVYFLPSHDEIKEKTKIYALCFLGLAFFSLIVNVLQHYNFAAMGEQLTKRVRERMLSKMLTFEIGWYDKDENSTGAICSRLAKDANVVRSLVGDRMALLIQTVSAVTIACTMGLVIAWKLALVMIAVQPLIIVCYYCKRVLLKSMSKKSIKSQEESSKLAAEAVSNLRTVTAFSSQARILQMLKKAQEGPQRESIRQSWFAGIGLGTSNSLMTCTWALDFWYGGKLMAAGEIGAKALFQTFMILVSTGRVIADAGTMTNDLAKGADAVGSVFSVLDRYSLIEPEDSEGYKPKKITGNVELCDVDFAYPARPNVIIFKGFSIKIEAGKSTALVGQSGSGKSNIIGLIERFYDPSSGLVKIDGRDIRSYHLRSLRKQIALVSQEPTLFAGTIRENIAYGASEEVDESEIIEAAKAANAHDFISALKDGYETWCGDRGLQLSGGQKQRIAIARAILKNPGVLLLDEATSALDSQSEKVVQDALERVMVGRTSVVVAHRLSTIQNCDTIAVLDKGKIVEKGTHSSLLAKGPSGVYYSLVSLQRTPNSSNTYIS, encoded by the exons ATGACTCCTACGAAGAGTAAAACCATGATACAAAAGAAAAGCTACGGCTCTTTTGTGTCAATTTTCATGCATGCCGATAGAGCAGATATCTTGTTGATGATTTTAGGTTTTTTTGGAGCAGTTTGCGACGGGTTTTCCATGCCGATAATGCTCATAGTCACCAGCAAACTCATGAACAATCTTGGTGGTACTGACACTTCAAACGCCGATAATTTCACGCACCACATCAATGAG AATGCTTTGGTTCTGGTTTTCCTTGCATGTGGACAATGGGTCGCTTGTTTCTTAG AGGGATTTTGTTGGACAAGAACAGCAGAGAGGCAAGCTTCAAGGCTACGAATAAGATACTTGAAAGCAGTTCTAAGGCAAGATGTTGGCTACTTTGATCTACATGTTGCTAGCACAGCCGACGTTATAACTAGCGTCTCAAGTGACAGTCTTGTCATTCAAGACTGCATTAGTGAAAAG gTTCCAGTTTTCTTGATGAACGTAGCAGCTTTTATTGGATCATACGTGGTAGGATTCTTGATGCTATGGAGGCTGGCATTAGTAGGATTTCCCTTTGTTATTTTCTTAGTAATACCAGGTCTCATGTACGGGCGGGCTCTAATGGGCATAGTCAGAAAAATCAGGGACGAATATGGCAAAGCTGGAACAGTTGTGGAGCAAGCAATTTCTTCGGTTAGAACAGTTTATTCGTTTGTAGGAGAAAACAAAACTATAGCAGAGTACTCTGCTGCACTAGAGGGAACTGTAGAATTGGGACTAAAGCAAGGTTTAGCAAAAGGTTTGGCCATTGGAAGTAATGGCATAGTATTTGCAATTTGGTCCTTCATGTCTTATTATGGTAGCAGATTGGTCATGTATAATGGAGCACATGGTGGCACCGTTTTTGCCGTCGGCGCTGCAATTGCTATCGGTGGACT aTCATTGGGTTCTGGTTTGTCCAACGTGAAGTATTTTTCCGAAGCAAGTGCAGCTGGTGAACGAGTAATGGAAGTGATAAAAAGGGTACCAAAAATAGACTCAGATAACATGGAAGGCCAAATACTGGAAAGCGTAACAGGGGAAGTGGAATTCAGACACGTGGAATTCGCATACCCTTCGAGACCCGAAAGCATAATTTTGAAAGACTTTAACTTAAAAGTCCCAACAG GAAAAACAGTAGCATTAGTGGGCGGAAGTGGATCTGGGAAATCAACAGTAGTAGCATTGCTACAGAGATTTTACGAACCACTTGCAGGAGAGATATTTGTGGATGGGGTCGCTATTGAAAAGTTGCAGCTCAAGTGGCTAAGGTCTCAAATGGGTTTAGTGAGTCAAGAGCCAGCACTTTTTGCAACtacaattaaggaaaatataCTTTTTGGGAAAGAGGATGCATCTATGGAACAAGTTATTGAGGCTGCAAAAGCTTCTAATGCTCATAACTTCATCAGTCAGTTGCCTCAGGGTTATGATACCCAG GTGGGGGAGAGAGGTGTACAAATGTCAGGGGGGCAGAAGCAGAGGATAGCCATAGCAAGAGCCACAATCAAATCGCCCAGAATACTCCTCCTAGACGAGGCAACCAGTGCACTTGACTCTGAATCAGAGCGCGTCGTGCAGGAAGCTCTAGACATGGCCGCTGTTGGCCGCACCACAATCATCATAGCCCATCGCCTCTCCACTATTCGCAATGCTGACCTTATAGCCGTGGTCCAAGATGGTCAAGTCAAGGAAATTGGCTCACACGACGACCTGATTGAAGAGGAAAATGGACTATACACCTCCTTAGTCCGTCTCCAACAAACTGAAAAACCAAGTGATGAATTCTACATTGCACCTACCAATAAAAACATTGTCTTTGCCCCATcaaatttaaatcctggatccgcctctgactaTGACATACAAAATACAAGTAGCCGAAGGCTTTCAATTGTGAGCCGGTCAAGTTCAGCAAACTCAGCTGCGCAAAGCCGTAGAGTGGATcaaaatgcaacaatttccagtACTACAGAACAATTATTTCCTGTACCTTCATTTAAAAGGCTACTGGCTATGAATTTGCCAGAATGGAAGGAAGCAACGCTGGGATGTATAGGAGCAATATTATTTGGAGGAGTTCAACCAGTGTATGCTTTTGCAATGGGGTCAATGATTTCTGTCTATTTCTTGCCTAGTCATGATGAGATTAAGGAGAAGACTAAGATATATGCTCTGTGTTTCCTCGGGCTGGCATTCTTTTCCCTTATTGTCAATGTACTTCAGCACTATAATTTTGCAGCCATGGGAGAGCAATTGACTAAAAGGGTTAGGGAAAGGATGTTGTCCAAGATGCTTACTTTTGAAATTGGGTGGTATGACAAGGACGAGAATTCCACTGGTGCTATTTGCTCTAGACTAGCCAAGGATGCCAATGTG GTGAGGTCTTTGGTCGGGGACAGGATGGCATTACTCATTCAAACAGTCTCGGCAGTGACCATTGCTTGCACCATGGGCCTAGTTATCGCGTGGAAACTTGCATTGGTTATGATCGCGGTCCAGCCTCTCATCATAGTGTGCTACTATTGCAAGAGAGTGCTATTGAAAAGTATGTCTAAGAAATCCATAAAGTCACAAGAAGAAAGCAGCAAGTTGGCAGCTGAAGCAGTTTCCAATCTCAGAACTGTAACAGCCTTCTCCTCCCAGGCACGAATCCTACAAATGCTCAAGAAAGCCCAAGAAGGCCCACAACGAGAAAGTATACGCCAATCATGGTTCGCTGGAATTGGGCTTGGCACTTCCAACAGTCTCATGACCTGTACTTGGGCTCTTGATTTCTGGTATGGCGGCAAACTCATGGCAGCAGGGGAAATTGGAGCAAAGGCACTCTTCCAGACCTTCATGATTTTAGTTAGCACTGGGCGTGTCATTGCGGATGCTGGAACAATGACGAACGACCTCGCCAAAGGTGCCGATGCAGTTGGGTCGGTCTTTTCAGTGTTGGATCGATATTCCTTAATCGAGCCAGAGGATTCAGAAGGTTACAAGCCCAAGAAGATAACGGGCAATGTCGAGCTGTGTGATGTGGATTTCGCGTACCCTGCTAGGCCCAATGTGATTATCTTCAAGGGGTTCTCAATAAAAATCGAAGCAGGAAAATCAACAGCATTGGTAGGACAAAGTGGATCAGGAAAGTCTAATATAATTGGTCTAATAGAAAGATTCTATGATCCCTCAAGTGGCTTAGTGAAAATAGATGGCCGTGACATAAGATCATACCACTTGAGATCATTGAGGAAACAGATTGCACTTGTAAGCCAAGAACCAACATTATTTGCAGGAACCATAAGGGAAAACATAGCCTATGGAGCATCAGAAGAAGTGGATGAATCAGAAATAATTGAGGCTGCGAAGGCAGCAAACGCCCATGATTTCATCTCAGCATTAAAAGATGGATATGAGACTTGGTGTGGGGACAGGGGACTGCAGTTGTCAGGAGGCCAAAAGCAGAGAATCGCGATAGCACGGGCAATATTAAAAAATCCAGGAGTGCTATTGTTGGACGAGGCAACAAGTGCATTGGACAGTCAATCTGAGAAAGTAGTACAAGATGCACTTGAGAGAGTGATGGTCGGGCGAACAAGTGTGGTGGTGGCACACAGGCTAAGTACTATACAGAATTGTGATACCATTGCTGTATTGGACAAAGGTAAAATTGTGGAGAAAGGGACTCACTCTTCTTTGTTAGCCAAAGGGCCTAGTGGAGTTTACTACTCTCTTGTTAGCCTTCAAAGAACACCAAACTCTAGCAACACCTACATCAGTTAA